One window of the Punica granatum isolate Tunisia-2019 unplaced genomic scaffold, ASM765513v2 Contig00027, whole genome shotgun sequence genome contains the following:
- the LOC116189846 gene encoding inverted formin-2-like: MSSPQGITFNFPYFQPPPPPAATHPPPPPPDVLPPPPPVPHPMAPPPPHFLPPPPQPHPHPHPFAPPPPHVHPPPHPLPPPPAPDHPHHHTIIIIVVISCGGLLFCAFLAAALFCFLKKRKKKTCQETEVIHFDEHWKVKEEIVKGPHGTEALVLSIEDDVHFDEEVKKAEKVGKGSHTRDLDIAESSEGSGPTVEGGGGAPAGPGEHHHQHHHHL, from the coding sequence atgtCGTCTCCTCAAGGCATCACCTTCAACTTCCCATACTTccaaccaccaccaccaccggccGCCACTCACCcaccccctcctcctcctgatGTCCTCCCTCCACCGCCACCAGTCCCCCATCCCATGGCTCCCCCACCACCCCACTTCCTCCCTCCCCCACCCCAACCCCATCCCCACCCCCACCCATTTGCTCCACCACCGCCACATGTCCACCCACCTCCGCACCCATTGCCACCACCGCCGGCACCAGACCACCCCCACCACCACACGATCATAATCATCGTAGTGATCTCGTGTGGGGGCCTCCTGTTCTGTGCGTTCCTCGCGGCAGCCTTGTTCTGCTTCCTCAAGAAGCGGAAGAAGAAGACTTGCCAAGAGACCGAGGTCATACACTTCGACGAGCACTGGAAGGTCAAGGAGGAAATTGTGAAAGGACCGCATGGGACTGAAGCGCTCGTTCTATCGATCGAGGATGATGTCCACTTCGATGAAGAGGTCAAGAAGGCTGAGAAGGTTGGCAAAGGAAGCCATACTAGGgatttggatattgctgagagCTCCGAGGGTTCAGGCCCCACCGTTGAAGGCGGGGGAGGAGCTCCGGCTGGCCCTGGAGAACACCACCACCAACACCATCACCACCTTTGA